In one Geoglobus acetivorans genomic region, the following are encoded:
- a CDS encoding ABC transporter ATP-binding protein, with the protein MLEVRKVQKTLGSFRLENISFTAGKGEIFGILGPNGAGKTTTLRIVAGILKPDSGEVSFSGKSPEEFRDSIGYLPEERGLYRKWKVREVLRYFSDLKGVSADTDYWLERFGLADHASKRIEELSKGMQQKVQLIAAIQHDPDLVILDEPFSGLDAVNINLVMELVREMRERGKCVVISTHILNLAERLCDRVLLINRGMEILSGRIDELSGEEICEVEYVRNGRIVKEVTDRSLRELLDLGYDIVSYRRRRLSLEEIFLREVGI; encoded by the coding sequence ATGCTCGAAGTTAGAAAAGTGCAGAAAACACTCGGAAGTTTTCGCTTGGAGAACATATCCTTTACAGCAGGCAAGGGGGAAATCTTCGGCATCCTTGGGCCGAACGGAGCTGGAAAAACAACAACCCTGAGAATTGTGGCCGGGATTCTGAAGCCAGATTCCGGAGAGGTCTCATTCTCAGGAAAAAGCCCCGAAGAGTTCAGAGATTCGATCGGATATCTGCCGGAAGAGAGAGGACTCTACAGAAAGTGGAAGGTCAGAGAGGTTTTGAGATATTTTTCGGATCTTAAAGGCGTTAGCGCTGACACGGACTACTGGCTTGAGAGGTTTGGGCTTGCGGACCATGCCAGCAAGAGGATAGAGGAGCTCTCAAAGGGAATGCAGCAGAAGGTTCAGCTGATAGCTGCCATACAGCACGATCCGGATCTGGTCATACTGGACGAGCCCTTCTCTGGACTCGATGCCGTGAACATCAACCTCGTCATGGAACTCGTGAGGGAGATGAGGGAAAGGGGCAAGTGTGTGGTAATCTCCACCCACATCCTGAACCTTGCGGAAAGACTGTGCGACAGGGTCCTGCTGATCAACAGGGGCATGGAAATACTCTCCGGCAGGATTGACGAGCTTTCTGGCGAGGAAATCTGCGAGGTGGAGTACGTCAGGAATGGAAGAATCGTGAAGGAGGTCACGGACAGGAGCCTGAGGGAGCTGCTCGATCTGGGGTATGATATCGTGTCGTACAGGAGGCGAAGACTGTCGCTGGAAGAAATCTTCCTCAGGGAGGTTGGAATATGA
- a CDS encoding RNA 2'-phosphotransferase, with amino-acid sequence MDAGYCESCGFFEDRCGCGRGRVLIKGRDRVRISKFLSGLLRHYPDRFGIELDRRGYARLEDVLDILKERYGIGEVELRAIVELDKKRRFEISDGKIRARYGHSVDVDVGWTEDKCIPEKLYHATSPENLASIMKSGLLPMRRREVHMTATPEEAIEVGMRHSNTPVLMEIDTRRMAERGIDVRKKGRVFTADHVPPDCLRVVGWKKT; translated from the coding sequence GTGGATGCGGGGTACTGCGAGAGCTGCGGATTCTTTGAGGACAGATGTGGCTGCGGGAGGGGAAGAGTTCTGATAAAGGGAAGGGACAGGGTAAGGATCAGCAAATTCCTCAGCGGTCTGCTGAGACACTATCCTGACAGATTCGGGATTGAACTGGACAGAAGAGGTTATGCCAGGCTTGAAGACGTGCTTGACATTCTGAAAGAGAGGTACGGAATCGGAGAGGTGGAACTCAGGGCAATAGTCGAGCTGGATAAAAAGAGGAGGTTTGAAATCAGCGACGGGAAAATAAGGGCGAGGTACGGTCACAGCGTGGATGTTGATGTGGGGTGGACTGAGGATAAATGCATCCCTGAAAAACTGTATCATGCAACCTCACCGGAAAATCTCGCTTCAATTATGAAATCCGGTCTGCTCCCTATGAGGAGGAGGGAGGTGCACATGACCGCAACACCTGAAGAGGCCATTGAGGTGGGAATGAGGCACTCGAACACTCCCGTTCTCATGGAAATTGACACCAGAAGGATGGCTGAAAGAGGGATTGACGTAAGGAAAAAGGGCAGAGTTTTCACAGCCGACCACGTTCCCCCAGACTGTTTGAGGGTGGTTGGATGGAAGAAGACATAA
- a CDS encoding zinc ribbon domain-containing protein has product MSLEREFESRFKCPKCGNTRAEAKKLAMTGTGLSKILDIQMNKYLSVSCLYCGYTEFYRLDVVEGKKGVIGDVLDVIFG; this is encoded by the coding sequence ATGTCTCTCGAAAGAGAGTTCGAGTCCAGATTTAAATGTCCAAAGTGCGGGAACACAAGGGCTGAGGCTAAAAAGCTCGCCATGACCGGAACGGGGTTAAGCAAGATTCTGGACATCCAGATGAACAAGTATCTCTCAGTTTCGTGCCTCTACTGTGGATACACCGAGTTTTACAGGCTGGATGTTGTGGAGGGGAAGAAAGGAGTCATTGGGGATGTGCTGGACGTGATCTTCGGGTGA
- a CDS encoding thiamine-phosphate kinase, with protein sequence MEEDIIRAGLSELKRKSEVFGDDAGAFRAGDGWLVITNDMLVESTDVVASMSPEDVGFRVVTMNASDLAAMGARPLYFAFSVGLKESDERSARKLFRGIQRGLEMYGMSLISADTNQSNELILDGIAVGMAESLMLRKNARPGELVCVTGELGKPLSALLIELKGMKADEGLRKKLYEKFLRPVARVEEGVKLTDLSRCAIDISDGMVKELRAISEASGAGIVIWEGELPISDEVREFCRINGLDEHLIAMNSGEEYELIFTIDRDKISSLEIEFTVVGEVVRGKGVWIRRGEKTEQVRDFSWRHFSRGLL encoded by the coding sequence ATGGAAGAAGACATAATACGGGCAGGACTCAGCGAGTTAAAGAGAAAATCTGAGGTCTTCGGCGATGATGCCGGGGCATTCAGGGCTGGGGACGGATGGCTCGTCATAACAAACGACATGCTGGTGGAGTCAACGGATGTTGTGGCCTCGATGTCTCCGGAGGACGTTGGCTTCAGGGTGGTCACAATGAATGCAAGCGACCTTGCTGCGATGGGGGCAAGACCGCTTTACTTTGCGTTCTCCGTGGGGCTGAAGGAAAGCGATGAACGGTCTGCGAGAAAGCTGTTCAGGGGAATCCAGAGGGGACTGGAGATGTACGGGATGAGCCTAATCTCTGCCGACACGAACCAGTCAAATGAGCTGATCTTGGACGGTATCGCAGTGGGTATGGCAGAGTCGCTGATGCTCAGGAAAAATGCCAGACCCGGAGAGCTTGTGTGCGTTACTGGAGAGCTTGGAAAACCTCTATCAGCGCTGTTAATTGAGCTGAAGGGAATGAAGGCCGATGAGGGGCTTAGAAAAAAGCTGTATGAAAAATTCCTGAGACCGGTTGCGAGGGTTGAGGAGGGTGTGAAGCTGACGGACCTTTCCAGGTGTGCGATTGACATAAGCGATGGGATGGTGAAGGAACTCAGGGCCATCAGTGAGGCAAGCGGTGCAGGAATTGTGATCTGGGAAGGGGAGCTTCCGATTTCAGATGAGGTCAGGGAATTCTGCAGGATTAACGGGCTTGATGAACACCTCATAGCAATGAACTCTGGTGAGGAGTACGAACTCATCTTCACGATTGATAGGGATAAAATCTCCAGTCTGGAAATCGAGTTTACGGTAGTTGGTGAGGTTGTGAGGGGAAAGGGGGTCTGGATAAGGAGAGGTGAAAAAACGGAACAGGTGAGGGATTTTTCCTGGAGACACTTCTCCAGGGGATTGCTTTGA
- a CDS encoding nucleotidyltransferase domain-containing protein: MNYLMDFKTLVDEVVTVAKPKLVAIFGSQARGDAGRFSDIDVLVVTDSDVVAEKLNTMRKGNVEFHALSMKRALELVHRSDPFFKKILSEAIPLYGHFYLSFLREVAENVGKGKNMA, from the coding sequence ATGAACTATCTGATGGATTTCAAAACCTTGGTTGACGAGGTTGTTACAGTTGCAAAACCAAAGCTTGTTGCAATTTTTGGGTCACAGGCAAGAGGGGACGCTGGAAGGTTCTCGGATATTGATGTGCTTGTTGTGACGGATAGCGATGTGGTTGCTGAGAAGCTGAACACAATGCGAAAGGGTAATGTCGAGTTTCATGCCCTGTCAATGAAAAGGGCGCTCGAACTTGTTCACAGGAGCGATCCGTTTTTCAAAAAGATTTTGAGTGAGGCTATCCCGCTTTACGGCCATTTTTATTTATCATTCCTGAGAGAGGTAGCGGAAAATGTTGGAAAAGGCAAAAATATGGCTTGA
- a CDS encoding toprim domain-containing protein, whose translation MIGLREFEKLLRLIEELRIESESGAVILVEGRKDTIALRKLGVRGEIIETSTTSNHSIFDAVGERKVVIFTDWDNKGKKLKTRLSELFRNADTGIWDGVSAITGRYIHSVEELPDFIESLYIHHRKRM comes from the coding sequence ATGATCGGATTAAGGGAGTTTGAAAAGCTGCTCAGGCTTATTGAAGAGCTGAGAATTGAATCGGAAAGTGGGGCAGTCATTCTTGTAGAGGGTAGAAAAGACACCATTGCTCTGCGAAAGCTTGGAGTGAGGGGAGAAATCATCGAAACTTCAACAACTTCCAATCACTCCATATTTGATGCTGTCGGAGAAAGGAAAGTTGTGATTTTCACAGACTGGGATAATAAGGGAAAGAAACTCAAAACAAGACTTTCAGAGCTGTTCCGGAATGCAGATACCGGAATATGGGATGGAGTTTCAGCAATAACGGGCAGATACATCCACTCGGTCGAGGAACTTCCCGATTTCATTGAGAGCCTTTACATCCATCACAGAAAGAGGATGTAA
- a CDS encoding DUF488 family protein, with amino-acid sequence MSKNPTIYTFGHSNRSFDEFLRILKRFKIAVLADVRRFPGSKFDHFRKEYLEKALPDNGIEYVWFEKLGGYRGKVLENSPNRAIESEGFRNYADHMLTEEFRLAAEMLAEMARGKRVAIMCAEKLYWKCHRMFLSDYFVAVLGFEVIHVIDLTTTRKHRLNRHARITEEGLIYDLEK; translated from the coding sequence ATGTCCAAAAACCCAACAATTTACACTTTCGGCCACTCGAACAGGAGCTTTGACGAATTCCTCAGAATCCTGAAAAGATTCAAAATAGCCGTTCTCGCCGACGTCAGGAGGTTTCCAGGGTCAAAGTTTGACCACTTCAGAAAGGAGTACCTCGAAAAAGCACTACCAGACAACGGAATCGAATACGTCTGGTTCGAAAAGCTCGGAGGCTACAGAGGAAAAGTCCTCGAAAACTCGCCAAACAGAGCAATAGAAAGCGAGGGTTTCAGAAATTACGCAGACCACATGCTCACGGAAGAGTTCAGACTTGCTGCCGAGATGCTTGCGGAAATGGCAAGAGGGAAAAGGGTTGCCATCATGTGTGCCGAGAAGCTCTACTGGAAATGCCACAGGATGTTCCTTTCTGACTATTTCGTCGCCGTGCTGGGATTTGAGGTTATTCACGTCATCGATCTGACAACTACCAGAAAACACAGGTTAAACCGGCATGCGAGGATAACGGAGGAAGGGCTGATTTACGATCTTGAAAAATGA
- a CDS encoding HEPN domain-containing protein, whose product MLEKAKIWLERAKADLKSAEVLIEVVPADSVYHSQQAVEKAIKAALSVKGIEVKEHRVSGLFYDEFVVLFPELEEIYGIAVELEKHWLKSRYPIDYSRGVWDPLRAYSPKDAESFFEMAKTFVLTLEEFLVREFGLKVNMKGEF is encoded by the coding sequence ATGTTGGAAAAGGCAAAAATATGGCTTGAAAGAGCAAAAGCAGATTTGAAGTCAGCAGAGGTGCTGATAGAAGTCGTTCCTGCAGATAGCGTATACCACAGCCAGCAAGCTGTTGAAAAGGCTATCAAGGCGGCACTCTCGGTTAAGGGAATAGAGGTTAAGGAGCACAGAGTTTCGGGGTTGTTTTATGACGAATTCGTTGTGCTGTTCCCTGAGCTTGAGGAAATTTACGGCATCGCTGTGGAGCTTGAAAAACACTGGCTAAAAAGCAGGTATCCGATAGACTACTCCCGTGGTGTTTGGGATCCGTTGCGCGCGTATTCTCCCAAAGATGCCGAAAGTTTTTTTGAGATGGCAAAAACATTTGTTTTAACGCTTGAAGAGTTCTTGGTCAGAGAATTTGGTTTAAAAGTGAACATGAAAGGCGAATTTTGA
- a CDS encoding SHOCT domain-containing protein, whose product MMGYGGMMGGYGFDGMGYYGLGFIWQIIWLVVIVAVIYLVINALSQNRGSSNSGGESRALRILDERFARGEIDAEEYRKLKEELLR is encoded by the coding sequence ATGATGGGTTACGGTGGAATGATGGGCGGCTATGGATTCGACGGCATGGGTTACTACGGCCTCGGGTTCATCTGGCAGATAATCTGGCTGGTCGTTATAGTCGCGGTAATCTACCTGGTAATAAATGCGCTCAGCCAGAACAGGGGAAGTTCAAACTCAGGAGGAGAGAGCAGGGCGCTCAGAATACTGGACGAGAGGTTTGCGAGGGGAGAGATTGATGCCGAGGAGTACAGGAAGCTCAAAGAAGAACTTCTGAGATAG